GCACGACGCTCAAGCACATCAAACAGCGCTGAGGCAGGCTGATAACCGGGGATCATAGAGCCATCTTCCAGCACAATGGCAGGAGTGCCATTTACGCCGAATGAGCCACCCAGATTGTACTGGCCGGCAATATCCGCATCACACTTGGCGAGGCTGATATTTTTACCGGCCTTGGCATCGTCCATAGCCTTGTGAGGGTCTTTGGCACACCATACGGCTTCCATCTCGTCGGCATTGGGGGAAGGCACACCCTGACGGGGATACGCCAGATAACGCACAGTGATTCCAAGGTCGTTATAGTCTTTCATCTCACGATGCAGCTTGCGGCAATAACCACAGGTAATGTCGGTAAAGACAGTGACTACGTGTTTTTCGTCTTTGGCTTTATACACCAACATCTTGCTTTCAAATTCTTTGAGCATGTCCAGACGCGGGCCTGCCAGGGCTTTTTCGGTCAGGTTGTTCATCTGGTCATTCAAATCATAGATGTTGCCATGGAGCAGCTTGCTGCCATCGGCAGTGATGTACAACACACCACGGTTGGTGATGGCCTGATACAGCCCCTCAACCGGAGAGGCTGTGATGCTGTTCACTTCCAGGCCAAGGGTGCTTTCAATTTTCTGCTTCAACATGTCGTTTGATGTAGCCGGGGCAGCCATCAACATGGGTGCCAGGGCCAGCGAGCCCAGAAGCGTCAGGGTACGGGTGAATTTCATCTTGAGTCCTTGAATACGACTGCGGGTATAGTCTCTTGAGTATAAGACCCGCGAATGGCCTGAAAAGTTACCGTCTAACGGTAACAAAAGCAAATTAGCCGGGACTGAATTTGTATCAGTTGGTGTTTTCACCAAACTCTCACCCCCTGGGGTGATGTTTTTCATGGAGATCCGCAAGGCGGGTTCTGGCCACATGGGTATATATTTGGGTCGTCGATAATGAACTGTGCCCCAGCAGAAGCTGTACCACCCTGAGATCGGCGCCATGGTTCAGCAAATGGGTGGCAAAGGCATGCCTTAGGGTGTGGGGTGACAGCTCAGTGGAAATGCCTGCTCTCAGGGCATACAGCTTGATGCGGTGCCAAAAGGTTTGCCGTGTCATTTGCTGACCACGGTTGGATGGAAATACCACCTCGGTGGCGCCTTGCTTGAGGAGCATCTGCCTCGGACCTGCAAGAAACTGTTCCAGCGCGTCCTGGGCCACTTCCCCCATGGGCACCAATCGTTCTTTACCCCCCTTACCGATAATACGTACCAACCCCTGACGCAGCCCCAGCTCCGACATGCCAAGCCCAACCAACTCGCTCACCCGCAGCCCGGTGGCATAAAGTAGCTCCAGCATGGCTTTATCGCGGCACTCCACAGGGTCTTCGCTGTTTGGCTCCGCCAGCAGCAGCTCCACCTGCGCCTCAGACAGGCTGCCTGGCAGGGATTTGGGGAGTTTGGGCGATTCAATCAGGGCGGTTGGGTCTTCACTGAGAGTGCCGGATACCAGTTGATGGCGATAGAAGCGGCGCAGGCTTGAGAGCATGCGGGCCGTCGAGGTTTTGGCCATGCCCTGCTCAAAACGGTACGCCAGATAGTCTCTTAGTGTCAGACTATCGAGGGCGAGCAAACCCATACCCTTGGCTGAGAGAAAGGCATCGAACTGACACAAATCGGTACGGTAGGCACTCAAGGTATTGTCAGACAGACCCTGAAGCGACCAAAGCTCATCCAGAAACGCATCTATCAGTGCCATTCCGGCAGCACTGGGTTTCAGTGGGGCACCGGATTTCTCCGAGCGCTTGCCACCCTTCAGGGAGTTATTAGCTTTGGCGGACAAAAAAGACTCCAACAGAAAACAAAAAAGCCGGGCGAGCCCGGCTTTTCTAATGCGTATTGCTATCAGGCCGCGGCCGGTGTGCGCTTACCGATAAAGAGGCAGATTACCATGGTCACTGCGGTTGGCAACAACCAGGCCATACCTTCGGCGTAAAGCGGCATAAAGCTCAAAGACTCCATGTTCATCCCGGCAGCCTTGAGGCCATCGATGGCACCAAAGAGCAGCGCCACTGCCAGCACCAGTCGATGGCTGACTTTGGGATTGGGCAGGTATTGGGTTATGAAGGTCACGGCCACCAGCGCAATCACCACGGGGTAAACACTCACCAGCACAGGAATACTCACGCTGATAAGCTGGGTCAGCCCCACGTTGGCCACCACGGCGCAGATGATCGAAAACAGGATCACAAACTGACGATACTTAATGCGCGGGAACAGCTCATTGAAATAGTCAGAACAGGCACTCACCAGTCCAACGGCCGTGGTCAAACAGGCCAAAGACACGACTGTGGACAACAGCAGCGCCCCCAGGGTGCCAAACTCACGGTCAACATAGCGGGTCAGGATCTGCCCGCCGTTTTCCGCGCCCTGGGCGATATCTCCGGCAGTGGCACCGAGGAAGAACAGCGAAATGTACACAAAGGCCAAGCCTGAGGCGGCGATAAAAGCAGCACGTACCAGTGCCCGGGTTTGATCGGCCGGGGCATCAACGCCTTTTTTGCGCAAAAGGTCGATAATCAACATACCGAACATGAGCGACGCCAGGGTATCCATGGTGTTGTAGCCTTCAATCACCCCCTTGATAAGCGGGCTGGACACATAATCTCCCACCGGCGCT
This sequence is a window from Shewanella zhangzhouensis. Protein-coding genes within it:
- the dsbC gene encoding bifunctional protein-disulfide isomerase/oxidoreductase DsbC, with the translated sequence MKFTRTLTLLGSLALAPMLMAAPATSNDMLKQKIESTLGLEVNSITASPVEGLYQAITNRGVLYITADGSKLLHGNIYDLNDQMNNLTEKALAGPRLDMLKEFESKMLVYKAKDEKHVVTVFTDITCGYCRKLHREMKDYNDLGITVRYLAYPRQGVPSPNADEMEAVWCAKDPHKAMDDAKAGKNISLAKCDADIAGQYNLGGSFGVNGTPAIVLEDGSMIPGYQPASALFDVLERRAVKQ
- the xerD gene encoding site-specific tyrosine recombinase XerD — translated: MALIDAFLDELWSLQGLSDNTLSAYRTDLCQFDAFLSAKGMGLLALDSLTLRDYLAYRFEQGMAKTSTARMLSSLRRFYRHQLVSGTLSEDPTALIESPKLPKSLPGSLSEAQVELLLAEPNSEDPVECRDKAMLELLYATGLRVSELVGLGMSELGLRQGLVRIIGKGGKERLVPMGEVAQDALEQFLAGPRQMLLKQGATEVVFPSNRGQQMTRQTFWHRIKLYALRAGISTELSPHTLRHAFATHLLNHGADLRVVQLLLGHSSLSTTQIYTHVARTRLADLHEKHHPRG
- the brnQ gene encoding branched-chain amino acid transport system II carrier protein, which produces MGLLVQNKQMSFSDTLSLGFMTFAFFLGAGNLIFPPFAGMLAGENMPLAMMGFLVTAVGMPLVGLIAVAKTQGKVMAYLPAVAATALAVAIYIIIGPAFAAPRTGLVAFEIGAKPFLGDTSTVLALGSISLNVAQLIFTLGFFAVTMLLALFPGKLMDSVGKVLTPVLMVLLLSLAISVIMLPSGDVSAPVGDYVSSPLIKGVIEGYNTMDTLASLMFGMLIIDLLRKKGVDAPADQTRALVRAAFIAASGLAFVYISLFFLGATAGDIAQGAENGGQILTRYVDREFGTLGALLLSTVVSLACLTTAVGLVSACSDYFNELFPRIKYRQFVILFSIICAVVANVGLTQLISVSIPVLVSVYPVVIALVAVTFITQYLPNPKVSHRLVLAVALLFGAIDGLKAAGMNMESLSFMPLYAEGMAWLLPTAVTMVICLFIGKRTPAAA